Genomic window (Mycobacteriales bacterium):
CGCCGCCTCCACCTCGGCGCGGGAGGCCTCGGGCCGGCCGAACACGATGTTGTCGAACACCGTCCCGGAGAACAGGAAGCTCTCCTGCGTGACCATGACCACCGCGCGGCGGAGGCGTTCCTCGGGCAGCGAACGCAGCGGCACGCCGTCGAGAGTGACCTCGCCCTCGACCGGATCGTAGAAGCGGGCCAGCAGCCGCGCGATCGTCGTCTTGCCGGCGCCGGTGGCGCCGACCAGCGCGACGGTCTGCCCGGCCGGGATGTCGAGGTCGAGGCGGGGGAGGACGTCCTTGCCGGACCGGTAGCCGAAGCGGACGCCGGCGAACCGCACGGCGCCGCGCGCCTCGCCGGGCAGCGCGACCGGCGCCGCCGGCTCCGGCACGGCCGGCTGCTCCTCGAGGACGCCGGCGAGCTTCTCCAGGGCGGCGGCGGCGGACTGGAACGAGTTGTAGAACTGGCTGAGCTCCTGCATCGGCTCGAAGAACCGCCGCAGGTACAGCAGGAACGCCGCCAGCACGCCGACCCGGAGGTCGCCGTTCATGGCGCGGGTGCCGCCGTAGAGCAGGACCACGCCGATGGTGAGGTTGCCGAGCAGCTTGATGCCGGGGCCGTAGATGGCGACGAGCTGGAACGACCGCTCGTTGGCCTTGCGGTAGGCGCCGTTGACGTCGGCGAAGATCGCCTGGTTGCGCGGCTCGCGGCGGAACGCGTGCACCGCGCGGATGCCGCCGAGCGACTCGACGAAGTGCACGATGACGAGTGCCACGGTCTCGCGGGTGCGCCGGTAGGCGGCGGCGGAGTTGCGCCGGAACCACCGGGTCAGCCACAGCAGCAGCGGGAAGCAGAGCAGCGTCACGATGCCGAGCGGCAGGTCGAGCAGGAGGATGATCACGCCGATGCTGCCGATGGACAGCACGGCGGTGACGAGGCCGTCGAGACCGGTGTCGAGCAGCTCGCTGATCGCGTCGACGTCCGAGGTGAGGCGAGAGATCACGCGCCCGGACGTGTACGACTCGTGGAACGACAGCGACAGCCGCTGGAAGTGGTCGAACACCCGCCGCCGCAGGTCGAACAGCACCCGCTGGCCCATCCGGCCGGTGACGACGAGGAACGTCCGCCGCAACGCCGCCTGCACGGCGGTGGCGAGCAGGAACAGCACGACGATGACGACCAGCGTGCGCGGCGACTCGCCGCGGGTGATCGGCGGGATGCCGTTGTCGATGCCGAGCTTGACGAGGTACGGCCCGGCCATGGCGGCGGCGTTCTCGACCAGGACGACGAGGAGCAGCAGCCACAGGGTGCGGCGGTGCGGCGCGAGCAGCGAACGCAGCAGCCGCCGCGACCGGGCCCGCAGCAGCAGCGAGACGTCGGAGGTGAGGTCGTCGTCGCGCTCGGCGGCGACGCCGCGCCACTCGGCGACGGGCGGCGCGGCCGGGGCGGGCGCGGCGTACGCCGGGTCCCCGGGGGCGGCCGGGTCGGGCGGGGCGGCGTGCTCGGCGGGGGCGCCGGCCGGGGCGGAGGCGGTGCCGGGGAGGCGCGGGGTCACGCGGCCTCCGCTTCCTGGGACAGGATCGCTCGGTAGGCGGGGTGCGAGGCGAGCAGCTCGCTGTGCGTGCCGGTGGCGACGACGGTGCCGCCGTCCAGGAACGCCACCCGGTCGGCCAGCGCGAGCGTCGACGGCCGGTGCACGACGACCAGCCCGGTCGTGCCGCGCAGCACCCGGCCCAGCGCCTCCTCGACCAGCGCCTCGGTGTGCACGTCCAGCGCGGAGAGCGGGTCGTCCAGCACGAGCACGCGCGGCCGGCCGATGACGGCGCGCGCCAGCGCGAGCCGCTGCCGCTGCCCGCCGGACAGCGACAGGCCCTGCTCGCCGACGCGGGTGTCGAGCCCGAACGGCAGGTCCCGCGCGAACTCCGCCTGCGCCAGCGCGAGCGCCGCGTCGACCTCGTCCTCGGTGGCGTCGGGCGTGCCGAGGAGGAGGTTCTCCCGGACGGACGCGGAGAACAGGATCGGCTCCTCGAACGCCGTCGCGACGACGCGGCGCAGCGAGTCGAGCCGCACGTCGCGGATGTCGACGCCGTCGAGCGTGATCCGGCCGCCGGTGACGTCGTAGAGGCGGGGCACGAGGGCGGCGAGCGTGGTCTTGCCGGACCCGGTGGCGCCGACGAGCGCGACGGTCTCGCCGGGCGCGACGTCGAGCCAGACGTCGCGCAGCACGGGCTCGGCGGTGCCGGGGTAGGCGAACGTCACGCCCTCGAAGCGCAGCCGTCCCTCCGGCTCAGTCAACGTGACCGCGCCGGGCCGGTCGACGATCGCCGGCTCGGTGTCGAACACCTCGTAGATCCGGTCCGCGGCGGTCGACGCCTCCTGCGCCGTGGCGAGGATCCAGCCGAGCGCCTCGACCGGCCAGACCAGGTAGAGCATCAGCGACATGAACGCCACGAGCCCGCCGACGGTGAGCAGCCCCCGCCCCACCGCCAGAGCCCCGAAGAGGAGGACCACGGCGAGCGTGAGGTTGGGGATGATCTCGATGAGCGACCAGAACCTCGCGCGCAGGCGCACGCTCGCCATGGACGACTCGTAGAGCCGCTCGGCGCCGCGCTCGAACGCCTCGCCGACCAGCCGGCGCCGCCCGAACGCCTTGATGACGCGGATGCCGGTCGCCGCCTCCTCGACCTGCGTGGTGAGGTCCCCCTGCTCGTCCTGCACGCGCCGGGACACCTGCGCGTACCGCCGCTCGAACGCCGCCGACAGCGCCGTGATCGGCACCGCCGAGAGCGCGACCACGAAGCCGAGCGGCGCGTAGAGCGAGATGAGCAGGCCGACGACGGTGAGGAACGTCGCGATGTTGACGACGAGGAACACCAGCCCGAAGCCGATGAACCGCCGGATCACGCCGAGGTCGGTCGTCGCCCGGGAGAGGAGCTGGCCGGACTGCCACCGGTCGTGGAAGGCCACCGGGAGCCGCTGGAGGTGCGCGTAGAGGTCGTCCCGGACGTGCGTCTCGATGCCGAGCGCGAAGTACGACTGGATCCACCGGCGCAGGAACGCGAGGAACGCCTCGACCACGCCCAGCCCCAGCGCGAGCAGGCCGAGCGGGAGCAGCCGCGCGTGCTGGCCGTGCCGCACCGGCCCGTCGATCACGGACTTGGTGACGAGCGGGATGAGGATGCCCGCGCCGATGCCGACGAACGCCAGCACGGTCATCAGGACCATCTGGCCGAGGTACGGCCGGACGTAGGTCCGGACGCGCCACAGCGAGTGGAAGCGGCGGGTGGAGGGCACCCGACGACGCTACCCCGGGGCGGTGACAGGAAGCGCGGCGTTAACGCCCGGCTGTGGACGGCGCGGGAAGCCTGTGGACGCAACTACCCTGGCACCCATGAAGTGCACCCGTTGCCGAGGCCGCGCCGTCGTGGAGGTCCCGCGCGCGAACGCGGCGTTCTGCGGCGACTGCTTCACCGAGTCCTACGTCCGCAACCTCGTGACGCGCGCGATCCGGCACGACCGGATGTTCGGCCACACCGAACGCATCCTGGTCGCGGTGTCCGGCGGGAAGGACTCGCTGGCGCTGTGGGACCTGCTGCTGGACCTCGGTTACCGGGCGGACGGGCTGTACCTGGGACTGGGCATCGGCGGCTACAGCACGCGCTCGCACGAGGTCTGCCAGGCGTTCGCGGACGCGCGCGGCGCGACGCTGGTCAGCGTCGACGTCGGCGAGCGGGCGGGCTTCACGATCCCGCAGGCGGCCGCGACGAAGCGCCGCCCGGCGTGCGCGATCTGCGGGCTGTCCAAGCGTCACCTGTTCAACGCCGTCGCGCGCGAGCACGGCTACGACGTGGTCGCGACCGGCCACAACCTCGACGACGAGGTCGCCGTGCTGCTCGGCAACGTGCTGCGCTGGGAGACCGACTACCTGGCCCGCCAGTCGCCGGTGCTGGACGGCACGCACGAGTCGCTCGTGAAGAAGGTGAAGCCGCTGTACCGGGTCGCGGAGCGGGAGACGGCGGCGTACTGCGTGCTCAAGGGGATCGAGTACGTCGTCGAGGAGTGCCCGCTGGTCGAGGGCAACACGCAGATGCGCTACAAGGGCCTGCTCGACGCGCTGGAGGCGGCCAGCCCGGGGACGAAGCACAACTTCCTGTTCGGGTTCCTGGAGAAGGGCCGCGCGCACTTCCCGTCCGACGGTGCCGAGCTCAACGCCTGCGTCGAGTGCGGGTCCGCGACGCCGGGGGAGCGGTGCGCGTTCTGCCGGTCGAAGGAGCTCATCACGCTGGCGATCGGCGAACGCCCCGCCGGCTGGGCGCCGGCCGGGTCGGCGTGACCGGACCCACGGGGGCGGCCGCGCGGCGCGGACCGCTCCGGCCGGGCGACCGCGTCCAGCTCACCGACCCGAAGAAGCGGATGCACACGATCACGCTCGCGACCGGCGGGCAGTTCCACACCCACCGCGGCATCGTCAGCCACGACGACCTGATCGGCGGCCCCGACGGCGTCGTCGTGAAGTCGACGGCCGGGACGCCGTACCTCGCGATGCGACCGTTGCTCGCGGACTACGTGCTGTCGATGCCGCGCGGCGCGCAGGTGATCTACCCGAAGGACGCGGCGCTCATCGTCGGGTACGCCGACGTCTTCCCCGGCGCGCGGGTCGTGGAGGCCGGCGCCGGCTCGGGCGCGCTGACCTGCTCGCTGCTGCGCGCGGTCGGCGACGAGGGGTCGGTCCACTCCTACGAGCTGCGGCCGGAGTTCGCGGACGTCGCCCGCGCCAACGTCCTGCGCTTCTTCGGCGTGCAGCACCCGGCCTGGGAGCTGACCGTCGGCGACCTCGCGGGCGCGGACGACACCGACGTGGACCGCGTGGTGCTGGACATGCTCGCGCCGTGGGACGTGCTCGACACGGTCTCGCGGATGCTCGTCCCCGGCGGCGTCGTCTGCGCCTACGTCGCCACGACGACGCAGCTCTCCCGCACGGTCGAGGCGCTGCGCGCGCACGAGACGTTCACCGAGCCGTGGTCGATGGAGTCGCTCGTCCGCACCTGGCACACCGAGGGGCTCGCGGTGCGGCCGGACCACCGGATGGTCGCGCACACGGCGTTCCTCGCGTTCGCCCGGCGGCTGGCCGACGGGGTCGCGCCGCCGCCGGTCCGCCGCCGCCCGTCGAAGGGGATGGAGGCGGCGGAGGAGTGACCTGGCGGGTGCGGCCGTGGATCCGCGCGGCGGCCGTGGGCGGCTACCTCCTGCTCGCCGCGCAGCAGGTGGTCGTCTACCGGACCGGGCCGCGGCGCGAGGTGCGCGACGGCTGGGTCGTGCTGGCCGGCTACGTCCTGCTCGTCTGGCTGCTGGCGTTCCGGCCGTACCTGCGCATCGACGGGGACGACGTCGTCGTGCGCAACCCGTTGCGGCGCACGCGGTTCCGGCGTGCCGACGTCACCGGGTGGACGTTCACCGGGACGGGGCTGGCGTTCTTCCTCCGCGACGGGCGGGCGGTGACGACGATCGTGTTCCAGAACACCCGCGCCGCCGCCGCGGTCCCGCGCTGGCACGGTGCCGTCGAGGCCGTGACGGGCCGGCCGCCGGACTGACTGTCACGTCCCGGCCCGCTGTCTCGTCTACGGACCGAGACGAAGGGAGAACGCCATGCGGGTCTTCGTGGCGGGTGCCGGCGGCGCCGTGGGGCGCCGGCTGGTCCCGATGCTGGTCGAACGCGGCCACGAAGTGGTCGGCACGACGCGGACGCCGGCGAAGGTCGAGACGCTGCGGCGGCTCGGCGCGGAGCCGGTGCTGCTCGACGGGCTGGACGCGGCGGCGGTCGGTGAGGCGGTCGCGCGCGCCGAGCCGGACGCCGTCGTGCACGAGATGACGGCGCTGGCCGGGCTCGGCAGCCTGCGGCGGTTCGACCGGGTGTTCGCGCGGACGAACGCGCTGCGCACCCGCGGCCTGGACCACCTGCTGGCCGCGGCGACGGCCGCCGGCGCGCGGTTCGTGGCGCAGAGCTACACCGGCTGGACCAACGCGCCCGGCACCGGCCTCGCGACGGAGGACGACCCGCCGGACCCGCACCCGGCGAAGGCGCAGCGGGAGACACTCGCCGCGATCGCCCACCTCGAACGCGCCACCGTCGAGGCGGGCGGGCTGGCGTTGCGGTACGGCTTCCTCTACGGCCCCGGCGCGTCCGAGGAGCTGGTCGCGGTCGTCCGCAAGCGGGCGTTCCCGCTGGTGGGGGAGGCGCGCGGGGTGGCGTCGTTCGTGCACGTGGACGACGCGGCGGCGGCCACCGCAATCGCCGTCGAGCGCGGCGCGCCGGGCGTCTACAACGTCGTCGACGACGAGCCGGCGGCGTTCGCCGAGTGGCTGCCGTTCCTCGCGGAGACGATCGGGGCGCCGCCGCCGCGGCGGGTGCCGGTCGGCCTCGCCCGGCTGCTCGCCGGCGAGGTGCCGGTGCGGATGTCGACCCGCGGCCGCGGCGCGTCGAACGCGAAGGCGCGGCGCGAGCTCGGCTGGACGCCGCGGTACCCGAGCTGGCGCGACGGGTTCCGCGGCGGGCTGGCCGAGAACGACCCGGTCCGGGCGTGAGCGACGATGGCACCGTGCCGGACGACGAGGTGTACCGCGAGCTGCGGCCGCTGCTGTTCGCGATCGCGTACCGGATGCTGTCCGGCGTGGCGGACGCGGAGGACGTCGTGCAGGAGGCGTTCCTGCGCTACCGCTCCGCGACGGCGGCCGGCGAGCGCGTCGCCTCGCCGCGCGCCTACCTGTCGACCGTCACGACGCGGCTGTGCATCGACCACCTGCGCTCGGCCCGCAACCGCCACGAGCAGTCCGTCGGCACCTGGCTGCCGGAGCCGGTCCTGACCGGCGCCGACCCGGCCGAGCACGCGGAGCTCGCCGACTCGCTGTCCATGGCGTTCCTCCTCCTGCTCGAACGCCTCTCGCCCGTCGAGCGCGCGGTGTTCCTGCTGCACGACGTGTTCGGGTACGCGTTCGACGAGGTCGCGGGCATCGTCGGCAAGAGCGTCGACAACTGCCGGCAGCTCGCCCTCCGCGCGCGCCGGCACGTCGAGGCGGGGCGGCCGCGGTTCGAGGCGGACCGGCAACGCCGCGACGAGCTGGCCGCGCGGTTCCTCGCGGCCATGGGCGACGGCGACGTCGGCGCGCTCGTGTCGCTGCTCGCCGAGGACGTCGTCGTGCAGGGCGACAGCGGCGGCGGCCGGCCCGCGTGGGGCCGCGAGATCACCGGCCGCGACCGCGTCGCGCGGCTGCTCGCCGGGATGTCGCGGCAGATCCGCGAGGCGGGCGGCACGCTGCGCGCCAGCGAGGTCAACGGCCAGCCCGGCGCGCTCTGCCTCGCGCCGGACGGGCGGCTGGTCAGCGTGTTCGCGTTCGACCTCGCGGACGGGGTGGTGACGGCGGTGCGCTCGGTCATCAACCCGCACAAGCTCGGCCACCTGGGCGAGCTCGCCGACCCGCGCGAGCTGGTCCGCGCGAGCAATCGCCGCCCCGGCCGTTGACGCAGGCATGACCCGTGCCCTGCTGCTCCTGTCCGTCGCCGCCGCCGCGGCGTTCGCCGCGCCGGCCGCCCACGCCGACACCACCTGCCAGGACGTCGCCGGCGTCACGACCGCGTGCGTGACGGTCGACACCGCGACCCCCGGGGTGGGCGTGCAGGCCGGCCCGCTCTGCGTGGTCGTGCTCGCGTCCTGCTCGTAACGCGTCAGGCGGCGGGGCCGGCCACCCGGCTGCCGTCGGGGCGTTCGACGAAGATGCAGTCGCCGGGGCAGCCCTCGGCCGACTCGATGACGTCCTTGACGCAACGGTGCGGCACCGGCACCCGCGCGCCCGGCGCGGTGAGCAGCTCCCCGGCGGCGTCCTTCACGTAGGCGAGGCCGTCGACGTCGAACTCGAACACCGCCGGCGCGAGCTGCACGCAGAGCCCGTCGCCCGTGCACAGGTCCTGGTCGACGCGGACCAGGACCGTCTCGTCCGCCACGCCACCGAACCTAACATCGCGTGTTCGCCCCGCCCCGGTGAGAGCACGGATATAGGCTGGCGCGGACGAGGATTGGGGAGGTGACCGCCGGTGTCCGCAGGCCGCAAGGACGACGCGGAGGCGCGTGCAGCGCGGTACGAGAAGGAGGTCGCCGACCTCCAGACCCAGGTCGGGTTCCTCGAGGAGGAGGTCGGCCTCCTCCGCCGCAAGCTGACCGACTCGCCGCGCCAGGCGAAGGTGCTCGAGGAGCGCCTCACCGAGGCGCAGGCGACCATGGCCAGCCTGACGGGCCAGAACGAGCGGCTCGTCGCCACCCTCAAGGAGGCGCGCGACCAGATCGTCGCGCTGAAGGAGGAGGTCGACCGGCTCGCGCAGCCGCCGAGCGGCTACGGCATCTTCCTCGCGGCGCACGACGACGACACCGTCGACGTGTTCCACGGCGGCCGGAAGATCCGCGTCACG
Coding sequences:
- a CDS encoding ferredoxin codes for the protein MADETVLVRVDQDLCTGDGLCVQLAPAVFEFDVDGLAYVKDAAGELLTAPGARVPVPHRCVKDVIESAEGCPGDCIFVERPDGSRVAGPAA
- a CDS encoding tRNA (adenine-N1)-methyltransferase, yielding MTGPTGAAARRGPLRPGDRVQLTDPKKRMHTITLATGGQFHTHRGIVSHDDLIGGPDGVVVKSTAGTPYLAMRPLLADYVLSMPRGAQVIYPKDAALIVGYADVFPGARVVEAGAGSGALTCSLLRAVGDEGSVHSYELRPEFADVARANVLRFFGVQHPAWELTVGDLAGADDTDVDRVVLDMLAPWDVLDTVSRMLVPGGVVCAYVATTTQLSRTVEALRAHETFTEPWSMESLVRTWHTEGLAVRPDHRMVAHTAFLAFARRLADGVAPPPVRRRPSKGMEAAEE
- a CDS encoding NAD(P)-dependent oxidoreductase; the protein is MRVFVAGAGGAVGRRLVPMLVERGHEVVGTTRTPAKVETLRRLGAEPVLLDGLDAAAVGEAVARAEPDAVVHEMTALAGLGSLRRFDRVFARTNALRTRGLDHLLAAATAAGARFVAQSYTGWTNAPGTGLATEDDPPDPHPAKAQRETLAAIAHLERATVEAGGLALRYGFLYGPGASEELVAVVRKRAFPLVGEARGVASFVHVDDAAAATAIAVERGAPGVYNVVDDEPAAFAEWLPFLAETIGAPPPRRVPVGLARLLAGEVPVRMSTRGRGASNAKARRELGWTPRYPSWRDGFRGGLAENDPVRA
- a CDS encoding ATP-binding protein; amino-acid sequence: MKCTRCRGRAVVEVPRANAAFCGDCFTESYVRNLVTRAIRHDRMFGHTERILVAVSGGKDSLALWDLLLDLGYRADGLYLGLGIGGYSTRSHEVCQAFADARGATLVSVDVGERAGFTIPQAAATKRRPACAICGLSKRHLFNAVAREHGYDVVATGHNLDDEVAVLLGNVLRWETDYLARQSPVLDGTHESLVKKVKPLYRVAERETAAYCVLKGIEYVVEECPLVEGNTQMRYKGLLDALEAASPGTKHNFLFGFLEKGRAHFPSDGAELNACVECGSATPGERCAFCRSKELITLAIGERPAGWAPAGSA
- a CDS encoding ABC transporter ATP-binding protein; protein product: MTPRLPGTASAPAGAPAEHAAPPDPAAPGDPAYAAPAPAAPPVAEWRGVAAERDDDLTSDVSLLLRARSRRLLRSLLAPHRRTLWLLLLVVLVENAAAMAGPYLVKLGIDNGIPPITRGESPRTLVVIVVLFLLATAVQAALRRTFLVVTGRMGQRVLFDLRRRVFDHFQRLSLSFHESYTSGRVISRLTSDVDAISELLDTGLDGLVTAVLSIGSIGVIILLLDLPLGIVTLLCFPLLLWLTRWFRRNSAAAYRRTRETVALVIVHFVESLGGIRAVHAFRREPRNQAIFADVNGAYRKANERSFQLVAIYGPGIKLLGNLTIGVVLLYGGTRAMNGDLRVGVLAAFLLYLRRFFEPMQELSQFYNSFQSAAAALEKLAGVLEEQPAVPEPAAPVALPGEARGAVRFAGVRFGYRSGKDVLPRLDLDIPAGQTVALVGATGAGKTTIARLLARFYDPVEGEVTLDGVPLRSLPEERLRRAVVMVTQESFLFSGTVFDNIVFGRPEASRAEVEAAARAIGAHEFIERLPDGYDTDVRKRGGRLSAGQRQLVAFARAFLADPAVLILDEATSSLDVPSERLVQHALRTILVDRTALIIAHRLSTVEIADRVLVLDGGRVVEDGTPADLVTGRGAYADLHQAWLDSLV
- a CDS encoding ABC transporter ATP-binding protein codes for the protein MPSTRRFHSLWRVRTYVRPYLGQMVLMTVLAFVGIGAGILIPLVTKSVIDGPVRHGQHARLLPLGLLALGLGVVEAFLAFLRRWIQSYFALGIETHVRDDLYAHLQRLPVAFHDRWQSGQLLSRATTDLGVIRRFIGFGLVFLVVNIATFLTVVGLLISLYAPLGFVVALSAVPITALSAAFERRYAQVSRRVQDEQGDLTTQVEEAATGIRVIKAFGRRRLVGEAFERGAERLYESSMASVRLRARFWSLIEIIPNLTLAVVLLFGALAVGRGLLTVGGLVAFMSLMLYLVWPVEALGWILATAQEASTAADRIYEVFDTEPAIVDRPGAVTLTEPEGRLRFEGVTFAYPGTAEPVLRDVWLDVAPGETVALVGATGSGKTTLAALVPRLYDVTGGRITLDGVDIRDVRLDSLRRVVATAFEEPILFSASVRENLLLGTPDATEDEVDAALALAQAEFARDLPFGLDTRVGEQGLSLSGGQRQRLALARAVIGRPRVLVLDDPLSALDVHTEALVEEALGRVLRGTTGLVVVHRPSTLALADRVAFLDGGTVVATGTHSELLASHPAYRAILSQEAEAA
- a CDS encoding RNA polymerase sigma-70 factor — protein: MSDDGTVPDDEVYRELRPLLFAIAYRMLSGVADAEDVVQEAFLRYRSATAAGERVASPRAYLSTVTTRLCIDHLRSARNRHEQSVGTWLPEPVLTGADPAEHAELADSLSMAFLLLLERLSPVERAVFLLHDVFGYAFDEVAGIVGKSVDNCRQLALRARRHVEAGRPRFEADRQRRDELAARFLAAMGDGDVGALVSLLAEDVVVQGDSGGGRPAWGREITGRDRVARLLAGMSRQIREAGGTLRASEVNGQPGALCLAPDGRLVSVFAFDLADGVVTAVRSVINPHKLGHLGELADPRELVRASNRRPGR